A DNA window from Labrus mixtus chromosome 4, fLabMix1.1, whole genome shotgun sequence contains the following coding sequences:
- the cers3b gene encoding ceramide synthase 2 — protein MLQTVSDWLWWERLWLPGNVSWANLEDSEGRVYAKASQLYAAVPCALCLLLVRYLFERFLATPLANAWGIKDKVRLKAEPNHILESFFCSQTRVPSQADVRALCKKTSLPEGRVHIWFRRRRNQQRPGLRKRFCEASWRCVFYFFAFVYGVWALYDKPWLYNLREVWAGFPKQSMLQSQYWYYLLEMGFYLSLLLSLTFDVKRKDFKEQVIHHIATLTLLSFSWISNYIRVGTLVMALHDSADILLEGAKVLNYAKWHQTANAMFVVFTLLFMTTRLVIFPFWLIHCTWVYPVELFAPFFGYYFFNVMLCVLQILHFYWAVLISRMFYKCIFSKLEGDDRSDEDEDDSPEERNTKMSHKNGSGVRGRANGH, from the exons ATGTTGCAGACAGTCAGTGACTGGCTATGGTGGGAGCGTCTGTGGCTGCCCGGGAACGTCTCCTGGGCTAATCTGGAGGACAGTGAAGGTCGTGTCTACGCTAAAGCCTCTCAGCTTTATGCCGCGGTGCCCTGCGCCCTCTGCCTGCTCCTCGTCAGATACCTGTTCGAGAG GTTTCTGGCCACACCACTGGCTAATGCTTGGGGAATCAAGGACAAGGTCCGACTTAAAGCAGAACCAAACCACATCCTGGAAAGTTTCTTCTGCAGCCAAACACGGGTTCCATCACAG GCTGATGTGAGGGCTCTTTGTAAGAAGACCAGTTTGCCAGAAGGGAGAGTTCATATCTggttcaggaggaggaggaaccaGCAGCGTCCAGGGCTTCGCAAGAGGTTCTGTGaggccag TTGGAgatgtgtcttttatttttttgcatttgtctACGGAGTCTGGGCTCTCTATGAT AAACCCTGGCTTTATAATCTGAGGGAGGTTTGGGCTGGCTTTCCTAAACAG TCCATGCTGCAATCCCAGTACTGGTATTACCTCCTGGAAATGGGCTTCtacctctctctgctcctcagcCTCACATTTGATGTGAAACGGAAG gacTTCAAAGAGCAGGTGATTCATCATATAGCCACACTGACTCTTCTGAGCTTCTCCTGGATCTCCAACTACATCCGTGTTGGAACCCTCGTGATGGCGCTTCATGACTCAGCTGACATACTGCTCGAG GGTGCCAAAGTATTAAACTACGCCAAGTGGCACCAGACTGCTAATGCCATGTTTGTGGTGTTCACACTTCTCTTTATGACGACCAGACTTGTCATATTTCCATTCTG GCTGATCCACTGTACATGGGTGTACCCTGTCGAGCTGTTTGCGCCCTTCTTTGGCTACTACTTCTTCaatgtgatgttgtgtgttCTTCAAATACTCCACTTCTACTGGGCTGTTTTGATTTCACGGATGTTTTACAAGTGTATCTTCAGCAag CTGGAAGGCGATGACAGgagtgatgaagatgaggatgacTCACCTGaggaaagaaatacaaaaatgagtCACAAAAATGGCTCCGGAGTCAGAGGCCGGGCCAATGGccactga
- the ano2a gene encoding anoctamin-2, with protein sequence MSETSSIHSAKLVSLARSISGLGLEASNGGAVNFPANNDTPPPESGIELGPGLYFADGKRKVDYVLCYKYRKRQASKARLSIASNGSIPMPIPIISRFDVESGEIGPATIDLEESKLTEEEKAVMREEFETNLLEAGLQIERDKERLNSLRFLRLHIPWPILSREAELQKIKVAVKKKFELRKPTGFAGVWDSIMTTLNTPFQPDVPDVDIQGDSKTLKYPFIRDKLHLYDIKSTDTVFDNSTRSRIVAEIISRITCRQTCQTTGMNSLLSQGVYESAFPLHDGSFTRRGMKDQRNDRQLLHEEWANYGVMHKYQPVDHIRKYFGEQIGFYFAWLGVYTQLLIPPSVLGIIVFLYGLFTVDANVPSQETCDDNLNITMCPLCDGVCDYWQLSTVCSLARASYLFDNGATTLFAIFMSLWAACFLEHWKRREMCLKHMWDLTSMEDEEDRKQEELRPEYEEALKEKKAKMKAKSKEKMSQAVPGVDGETDQMLSSQREPESLDIEDHLSGFLINVSTLLLLIFVTFSAVVGVAVYRICMLTVWSMNPDHAAKASVRMTVTTTGIILNMLVVLVLEEVYGAIAVWLTELELPKTKEEFQERLIFKSFFLKSMNAFAPIFYVAFFKGRFAGRPGDYVYVFGDYRMEECAPPGCLIELCIQLSMIMLGKQLIQNNVFEVLIPKLKKIYRTIQENKGKKREADEDDEEEKRPKQQFDKDFILEPYEGVTPEYMEMVIQYGFVSLFVASFPLAPAFALLNNIIEIRLDAAKFVTEIQRPDAVRCKDIGVWHKILCGISKFSVITNAFVISFTSEFVPRMIYQYMYSVNGTMDGYTEHSLAYFNVSNFPPGTAPPTTISMCRYKDYRDAPWEADPYSFSKEYWSTLAAKLVFVIFFQNLAMFLSMLVAWMVPDVPRSLRDQLKKENMILMEFLLNQDQEASARFLSPRPSVTCIPTSTIDIVVEEPPDEQEEQEKEQGKEQEEEEEEGDVENSLDVLRRTSDGDPEVEKMFKDVEDDEQEERGGDGEEEEKVEEVESEQKVEEGELKGEEGKADIEQEGGEEEEEEEEVEIKRKEEEKEVEEETAVDEHFNLDDLMMELGLLDEEPSLSVTLNAEFPRSGSKQEVQKDPEPPSNPSSHTGSTQSLKGSRAGLTESSVDTRLFSLLAPPPPPREPGSRAKARCSTLPSRHKGAETCFSLPRPSHSTSLTRFNQTATLTPLFPLDSSLSASSNPFTPPHTPVSPSSTNPTTPPPAQQPKAPSELFALKGPPPQQPRSRGKARCSTLPPRQRAPGPEEHSTKPSHSTSFTELGDHATQ encoded by the exons ATGAGTGAGACATCGTCCATTCACTCAGCAAAGCTGGTTTCATTGGCCCGATCAATATCCGGGCTCGGGCTTGAAGCCTCTAATGGAGGTGCTGTCAACTTCCCTGCAAACAACGACACCCCGCCTCCA GAGTCCGGCATCGAACTAGGCCCTGGGCTTTATTTTGctgatggaaaaagaaaagtggactaCGTCCTTTGctacaaatacagaaaaaggcAAGCATCCAAGGCGCGCCTTTCCATTGCATCCAATGGGAGTATACCAATGCCGATACCAATTATAAGCCGATTTGATGTGGAGTCTGGGGAGATAGGTCCGGCTACAATAGACCTGGAGGAGTCTAAGctaacagaggaggaaaaggccGTAATGAGGGAGGAGTTTGAAACGAATCTACTGGAAGCCGGACTGCAGATTGAGCGTGACAAAGAG AGGTTAAACAGTCTCCGGTTTCTTCGGCTGCACATCCCATGGCCAATACTCAGCCGAGAAGCAGAGCTTCAGAAAATCAAAGTTGCTGTGAAAAAG AAGTTTGAATTGCGGAAACCGACAGGCTTTGCCGGAGTCTGGGATTCCATTATGACGACACTGAACACACCGTTTCAACCAGACGTCCCTGACGTTGACATCCAGGGAGACTCAAAAACCCTTAAATACCctttcatcagagacaaactccACCT GTACGACATCAAGTCGACAGACACGGTGTTTGACAATTCAACACGCAGCAGAATA GTGGCTGAGATTATTTCACGCATCACCTGCAGACAAACCTGCCAAACCACTG GCATGAACTCATTATTGTCTCAGGGTGTCTATGAATCTGCCTTCCCTCTTCATGAT gGTTCCTTCACAAGAAGAGGAATGAAAGATCAGCGTAatgacagacag CTCCTACATGAAGAATGGGCTAACTATGGAGTTATGCATAAATATCAGCCTGTGGACCATATCAG GAAGTACTTTGGAGAGCAGATTGGGTTTTACTTTGCCTGGCTGGGTGTTTATACTCAGCTCCTCATCCCTCCCTCTGTACTTGGCATCATTGTCTTCCTGTACGGCCTATTCACTGTGGATGCCAATGTGCCAAG CCAGGAGACATGTGATGACAACCTGAACATAACCATGTGTCCGCTGTGTGATGGCGTGTGTGACTACTGGCAGCTGAGCACTGTTTGCTCTCTGGCCCGAGCATCATACCTGTTTGACAACGGAGCCACGACCCTCTTTGCAATTTTTATGTCCCTGTGGG CCGCCTGTTTCCTCGAGCACTGGAAGAGGCGAGAGATGTGTCTGAAACATATGTGGGATCTGACCAGCATGGAGGACGAGGAG GACCGGAAGCAG gaggagctgaggcctgaaTATGAAGAGGctctgaaggagaaaaaagcTAAAATGAAAGCAAAGTCTAAGGAGAAG ATGAGTCAAGCGGTGCCTGGTGTGGATGGAGAAACGGATCAGATGCTGTCCTCCCAG CGAGAGCCGGAGTCTCTGGATATTGAGGATCACCTGTCAGGTTTCCTCATCAATGTGTCCACCTTACTGCTACTG ATCTTCGTAACCTTCTCAGCTGTGGTCGGGGTGGCAGTTTACCGTATCTGCATGTTAACCGTGTGGTCCATGAACCCCGATCATGCCGCCAAGGCCAGCGTGAGGATGACTGTCACCACCACAGGCATCATCCTGAACATGCTTGTTGTTTTGGTGCTGGAGGAGGTCTATGGAGCAATCGCTGTGTGGCTGACCGAGCTGG AACTGCCAAAGACAAAGGAAGAGTTTCAAGAGAGGCTGATCTTTAAGTCTTTCTTTCTCAAATCCATGAACGCCTTTGCACCTATTTTCTACGTTGCCTTCTTTAAGGGCAG GTTTGCTGGGCGGCCTGGCGATTATGTTTACGTCTTTGGGGACTATCGCATGGAGGAG TGTGCTCCACCGGGCTGCCTCATTGAGCTGTGCATCCAGCTCAGCATGATCATGCTCGGAAAGCAGCTCATCCAGAACAATGTGTTCGAAGTTCTCATACc TAAGCTGAAAAAAATCTACAGAACAATACAGGAgaataaaggaaagaaaagagaagcagatgaggatgatgaagaagagaagagaccAAAGCAACAATTTGACAAAGATTTCATCCTTGAACCGTACGAAGGAGTGACCCCAGAGTACATGGAAATGG TGATCCAGTACGGGTTTGTGTCTCTTTTCGTCGCCTCTTTCCCGCTGGCGCCGGCATTCGCTCTGCTCAACAACATCATCGAGATCCGTCTCGATGCTGCAAAATTTGTCACAGAGATCCAGCGGCCTGATGCTGTGAGGTGTAAAGACATAG GGGTTTGGCACAAAATTCTCTGTGGAATCAGCAAGTTCTCTGTCATAACcaat GCGTTTGTCATCTCCTTCACATCGGAGTTTGTCCCCCGGATGATTTACCAGTACATGTACAGTGTGAATGGCACTATGGATGGATACACCGAGCACTCACTGGCCTACTTTAATGTCAGCAACTTCCCACCGGGCACTGCGCCACCCACCACCATCTCCATGTGCAG ataTAAGGACTACAGAGACGCACCGTGGGAGGCAGACCCTTACAGCTTCTCTAAAGAGTACTGGTCCACGCTGGCAGCAAAACTagtctttgtcattttcttccaG AACCTCGCCATGTTCCTCAGCATGTTGGTTGCCTGGATGGTCCCAGACGTACCACGATCGCTGCGGGACCAGTTGAAGAAAGAGAACATGATACTGATGGAGTTTTTGCTGAATCAAGACCAAGAAGCAAGTGCCAGATTTCTCTCTCCAAGACCATCTGTAACCTGCATCCCCACCAGCACCATAGACATTGTGGTGGAGGAACCACCAGAtgaacaggaggagcaggagaaagagcaggggaaagagcaggaggaggaggaggaggagggagatgttGAGAACAGTCTGGATGTACTCAGAAGAACAAGTGATGGTGATCCGGAGGTTGAAAAGATGTTCAAAGATGTTGAAGACGATGAACAGGAAGAACGAGGAGGTgacggagaagaagaagaaaaagttgagGAGGTGGAGAGCGAACAAAAAGTGGAAGAGGGAGAActaaaaggagaagaaggaaaggCAGATATTGAGCaagaggggggagaagaagaagaagaagaagaagaggtagaaataaaaagaaaggaggaagaaaaggaagtgGAAGAGGAGACGGCTGTGGACGAGCATTTCAATCTGGACGATTTAATGATGGAACTGGGCCTGTTAG ATGAGGAACCGTCATTGAGCGTCACTCTAAATGCAGAATTTCCTCGCTCAGgctccaaacaggaagtccagAAAGACCCTGAGCCTCCATCGAATCCGTCATCTCACACGGGCTCGACCCAAAGTCTGAAGGGCTCAAGGGCGGGACTAACAGAATCAAGTGTTGACACGAGGCTCTTCTCGCTTcttgcccctcctcctccccccagAGAGCCAGGCTCAAGGGCAAAGGCCCGCTGCTCCACCCTGCCTTCCCGCCACAAAGGGGCCGAGACTTGTTTCAGCCTGCCACGGCCCAGCCACTCCACCAGCCTCACCAGGTTCAATCAGACGGCCACACTCACTCCCCTCTTTCCTCTTGACTCCTCATTATCAGCCTCATCCAACCCGTTtactcctccacacacaccgGTATCACCTTCATCCACCAACCCCACCACGCCCCCTCCAGCCCAACAGCCCAAAGCCCCCAGTGAACTATTTGCACTGAAAGGCCCCCCACCTCAGCAGCCTCGATCCCGAGGCAAAGCTCGGTGTTCCACACTGCCTCCGCGTCAAAGAGCCCCCGGTCCAGAGGAGCACTCCACCAAGCCTAGCCACTCCACCAGCTTCACAGAGCTGGGGGACCACGCCACCCAGTGA
- the cfap161 gene encoding cilia- and flagella-associated protein 161 — MSHVMSYRGNVKTGNWYEELRLREDEKKEYLEEKERGELFYQKEDFLKQNMLSPIDLSVTTDGSLHFGDVVVLVNPGGENRECSAISINADINSMTKTPFPGIKAPCGVSAGRDIQACTRTAFIITSVDGSPDGSALDYEQSFALKTTCGFARGLYLMSDLQSFQKCAKNSRLQEVNLDEGCSFLSWWKVAHFDPQERLEYEGQRVPANQKVIIKHCKTNKALAALGDQVLWTAFGKEYEVTAHTFLDSHKAEKDSNHWILCTSDPAGSGLLLLNHPLSAANNQETQTRKTLTSKIQHNQHTCSNEKDNTTL; from the exons ATGTCTCATGTGATGTCTTATCGCGGAAACGTGAAAACTGGAAACTGGTATGAGGAGCTGCGCTTAAGAGAG GATGAGAAGAAAGAGTAtctggaggaaaaagaaaggggTGAACTTTTCTACCAGAAGGAAGACTTCCTCAAACAGAACATGCTGAGTCCG ATTGATCTCTCTGTGACAACGGACGGATCGTTGCACTTTGGGGATGTCGTGGTGTTGGTGAATCCAGGAGGAGAAAACAGGGAGTGTAGCGCAATAAGCATTAATGCAGACATTAATAGTATGACCAAAACTCCTTTCCCTGGCATTAAAGCCCCTTGTGGAGTCAGTGCAGGAAGAGACATTCAGGCCTGCACGCGCACTGCCTTCATCATTACCag TGTGGATGGCAGTCCTGATGGGTCGGCTCTGGATTACGAGCAAAGTTTTGCCCTGAAAACAACATGTGGCTTTGCCAGAGGG CTTTACCTGATGAGCGacctgcaaagttttcaaaag TGTGCAAAGAACTCCCGTCTACAAGAAGTAAACTTGGATGAAGGCTGTTCCTTTCTTTCATGGTGGAAGGTAGCACACTTTGACCCCCAGGAGAGGCTTGAATACGAGGGTCAACGTGTCCCT gcTAATCAGAAGGTGATTATAAAACACTGCAAGACAAACAAGGCACTTGCAGCTCTGGGTGATCAAGTCCTCTg gacagCATTCGGTAAAGAGTATGAGGTTACAGCTCACACATTCTTGGACTCTCACAAAGCGGAAAAGGACAGCAACCACTGGATACTGTGCACCTCTGACCCTGCAGGGAGTGGACTTTTACTTCTCAACCACCCGCTGTCAGCGGCCAATAACCAGGAGACTCAGACACGCAAAACCCTGACATCTAAAATCCAACACAACCAACACACATGCTCTAACGAAAAGGACAACACCACATTATAA